In Solenopsis invicta isolate M01_SB chromosome 13, UNIL_Sinv_3.0, whole genome shotgun sequence, one DNA window encodes the following:
- the LOC105203116 gene encoding uncharacterized protein LOC105203116 has translation MPLGISRTSRLLPIISVQRGMLWYENKRAIVSAHLDKFFAIAPIARKSVSDLKGLVSTVKEALGGLGALGAPIDSWDFILVHFITRRLDPETHEAWELRQGTATDPATFRELDDFLDGCIRALEVIAPGNSSKNVKAAKTLAMKPASHVNAANAYSLKCSFCEFSLHSLLLRIRCQTDGRPTRSCIDPTFEFDAVAYVVPRVMIRAPVEEVDPTAWSHLGNLPLVDPTWYKPEPVDLILGSDVLGHLFGETFRRGTPRQPVARHFKLGWVIYGPSGVVPSLSTPTASPSHGISNCPERELETLLRQFWTQEEVASQSALTEDEAHCELSLTRGACFPPTATALRVNQELAQLYTDFLQEYKTLGHMVKTSPADTHSDASFFLSHHGVLRPGSSPSKLRAVFNGSAPSSSGVSLNECLHVGPKLQQDLANVLLRWRRYNFVFLADVEKMYQQIEVHPNDRHFQRIFWSRDGPPQEYQLCTVTYGLSCAPYLALRVLLQLAADDGSQFPLEIAKRCPSPPKRDGGSLPSSSWRRSFSKVCGSFKWFPLPWDQPLPASWAQPWLDFEAELNATSSISLSRWLGIHPSASMEIHGFLDASNAALGAVLYFWCTTIEGQITVSLIIGKSKVAPLKRPTMPRLKLSAALLLSRLLYRVRTTLQLSSTPAHLWTDSSVVLAWLQGHPSRWKDFVSNRVVAIHDLAPDASWHHVSGTDNTADCASRGLSPRELLTHLLWWDGPPWLSSHLASWNTAAPPPDGTVDLEERPARPCYASVTRPGALWQLVFRYSKFMRLIRITARLFRAAARFRRRLPDSDALALTPPEIAVAEKFWVLHIQRAHFAAELATLSQGSALPRTHPFLRLTPFLDPEGILRLGGRLQNS, from the exons ATGCCGCTCGGCATATCGCGAACGTCCCGGTTACTGCCGATAATTTCGGTCCAGCGTGGGATGCTCTGGTACGAGAACAAACGTGCTATCGTTAGCGCTCATTTGGACAAGTTTTTCGCTATTGCCCCAATCGCGCGCAAATCGGTCAGTGATTTGAAAGGCTTGGTATCTACCGTTAAGGAAGCTCTCGGTGGGCTCGGAGCTCTCGGCGCGCCTATCGATTCGTGGGATTTCATCTTGGTTCACTTTATTACTCGTCGACTCGATCCCGAGACGCACGAGGCGTGGGAGCTGCGTCAGGGTACAGCTACGGATCCAGCAACGTTCCGCGAGCTCGACGACTTTCTGGATGGGTGCATTCGCGCTCTAGAGGTGATCGCTCCCGGGAATTCCAGCAAGAATGTCAAAGCCGCTAAAACGCTCGCTATGAAGCCTGCCTCGCACGTTAACGCCGCCAACGCTTACTCGCTCAAGTGCTCCTTCTGTGAGTTCTCACTTCATAGCCTCCTGTTACGAATTCGCTGCCAAACCGACGGAAGACCGACGCGA TCCTGCATCGATCCCACGTTTGAGTTCGACGCTGTTGCTTACGTTGTGCCTCGCGTGATGATCCGGGCGCCAGTAGAGGAGGTGGATCCGACTGCATGGAGTCATCTGGGCAATCTGCCTCTGGTTGATCCAACCTGGTATAAGCCTGAACCGGTGGACCTCATCCTTGGCTCGGACGTCCTCGGCCATCTATTCGGCGAAACCTTCCGTCGTGGTACTCCGCGACAACCCGTCGCGCGGCATTTCAAGCTCGGCTGGGTAATATACGGCCCGTCTGGCGTGGTACCGAGCCTGTCTACGCCCACTGCTTCGCCGTCGCATGGCATTAGCAATTGCCCAGAACGGGAGCTCGAGACTCTACTTCGCCAATTCTGGACGCAGGAGGAAGTCGCGTCCCAATCCGCACTCACGGAGGATGAAGCTCATTGCGAA CTCTCGCTCACGCGCGGTGCGTGCTTTCCGCCGACTGCAACAGCGCTTCGTGTCAATCAAGAACTCGCGCAACTCTACACCGATTTTCTACAGGAATACAAGACTCTCGGCCATATGGTTAAGACGTCGCCAGCAGACACGCATTCTGACGCGTCGTTCTTCTTGTCGCATCACGGGGTACTGCGACCCGGCAGTTCACCGTCTAAATTGCGCGCCGTTTTCAACGGGTCAGCACCTTCCTCGTCCGGGGTCTCCCTCAACGAATGCTTGCACGTCGGCCCAAAGCTCCAACAGGATCTCGCCAATGTCTTGCTCCGCTGGCGTCGGTACAACTTCGTGTTTCTCGCCGACGTGGAAAAGATGTACCAACAGATCGAAGTCCATCCAAACGACCGCCATTTTCAGCGGATATTCTGGAGCAGAGACGGGCCACCGCAGGAGTATCAATTGTGTACGGTGACCTATGGGTTGTCGTGCGCTCCGTACCTCGCCCTGCGCGTATTGTTGCAGCTCGCCGCCGATGACGGCTCTCAATTTCCACTGGAAATTGCCAAGCGCTGCCCCAGTCCTCCAAAGCGAGAT GGTGGATCGCTCCCATCATCGTCGTGGCGAAGATCTTTCTCCAAGGTCTGTGGAAGCTTCAAGTGGTTCCCACTACCGTGGGACCAGCCACTCCCTGCATCGTGGGCTCAACCATGGCTGGACTTCGAGGCGGAACTAAACGCCACCtcgtctatctctctctctcgctggcTTGGCATCCATCCATCCGCCTCCATGGAAATCCACGGGTTCTTAGATGCTTCGAACGCAGCCCTCGGAGCTGTGCTCTACTTTTGGTGTACCACGATCGAAGGTCAAATCACGGTGTCGCTGATAATCGGAAAAAGTAAGGTTGCTCCGCTCAAGCGTCCGACGATGCCGCGCCTCAAACTTTCTGCAGCCTTGCTTTTGTCTCGCCTTCTGTATCGAGTCCGCACGACTCTTCAACTCTCGAGTACGCCGGCGCATCTTTGGACTGATTCCAGCGTGGTCCTGGCATGGCTGCAAGGCCACCCCTCCAGATGGAAGGACTTTGTGTCAAACAGAGTCGTCGCCATTCACGATCTCGCTCCTGACGCTTCCTGGCATCACGTCAGCGGGACAGACAACACCGCGGACTGTGCCTCGCGGGGCCTCTCTCCTCGAGAGCTCCTCACGCATCTACTCTGGTGGGATGGCCCACCTTGGCTTTCCTCTCACCTTGCGTCCTGGAACACCGCAGCTCCGCCTCCGGATGGTACAGTCGATTTGGAGGAGCGACCGGCTCGACCGTGCTATGCCAGTGTAACTCGACCGGGCGCTCTCTGGCAGCTCGTCTTCCGCTATTCTAAATTCATGCGCTTGATCCGTATCACTGCCCGGCTGTTTCGGGCTGCCGCTCGATTTCGACGACGCCTTCCAGACTCCGACGCCCTCGCGCTCACGCCGCCGGAAATAGCAGTCGCCGAAAAGTTTTGGGTGTTGCACATCCAAAGGGCACATTTCGCAGCTGAACTTGCCACTCTCTCTCAAGGCTCCGCGCTTCCTCGCACACATCCGTTCCTGCGCCTTACTCCATTTCTCGATCCTGAAGGCATCCTCCGGCTTGGTGGGCGGCTTCAGAATTCTTAG
- the LOC105203117 gene encoding uncharacterized protein LOC105203117 produces MGNFNVDMASNSYDSTQINYFVTSSNLHLVPYQTTHHLRAPSTLLDLCIIDDASKLTAFGQHGVAFLSAHDLIFIKYDIKIRRRNIRTIICRNYENFNEVDFLSEIQDIDWTQVWNSDCINRKVEVLNAKLLECYNKHAPLQQIGCKNLPVPWITNELKAAMHERDMARRTWCRRQDDVSYQRFKTLRNSVQSAVRAAKREYYLSAFVRLSNPHEVWSRLRYLGLVKTRGVSGPLQLSVDELSDFFVQSDGEVTMNTFDEPSLTLEQDKVNEDDSYWKYITPSDIFTVVSWIKSSATGTDGIAPELIKLVLPYIMPVIEHIFNFSLMQGVFPAQWKTARVCPIPKIRNPTLVQHYRLISILPSLSKALERLVEEQICSSRNFKSRNFKSS; encoded by the coding sequence ATGGGCAACTTTAATGTGGATATGGCCTCCAACTCTTATGATAGTACTCAAATAAACTATTTTGTAACATCTTCAAATCTCCATCTTGTACCATACCAAACTACGCATCACTTGAGGGCGCCTAGCACTTTGCTGGATCTGTGTATAATTGATGATGCATCCAAATTGACAGCCTTTGGTCAGCATGGGGTAGCGTTCTTATCTGCACAtgacttaatttttattaaatatgatatcAAAATACGACGACGAAATATCAGAACGATCATTTgcagaaattatgaaaattttaatgaggTAGACTTTTTATCTGAGATTCAAGACATCGACTGGACTCAGGTTTGGAACTCGGATTGTATTAATCGTAAAGTAGAGGTACTAAACGCAAAACTACTGGAGTGCTACAATAAGCATGCACCGCTTCAACAGATTGGCTGCAAGAATCTTCCGGTTCCGTGGATTACCAATGAACTTAAGGCTGCAATGCATGAAAGAGATATGGCAAGACGGACTTGGTGTAGGAGGCAAGACGACGTGAGCTATCAACGTTTCAAAACCTTGAGAAACAGTGTGCAGAGTGCAGTTAGGGCTGCGAAACGTGAGTATTATCTGTCAGCCTTTGTGCGTCTGAGTAACCCTCATGAGGTGTGGAGCCGGCTGAGGTATCTGGGACTGGTTAAAACAAGGGGTGTCAGCGGCCCTCTTCAACTTTCTGTGGATGAACTCAGTGATTTCTTTGTGCAATCTGACGGAGAAGTAACAATGAACACCTTCGATGAACCTAGTTTGACCCTCGAACAAGACAAGGTTAATGAGGATGACTCATATTGGAAGTATATTACTCCATCGGATATCTTCACCGTAGTGTCATGGATCAAATCGAGTGCCACGGGCACTGACGGAATAGCTCCTGAGCTGATCAAATTGGTGCTCCCGTATATCATGCCGGTTATTGAGCATATCTTTAATTTCTCTCTAATGCAGGGAGTATTTCCTGCGCAATGGAAGACAGCTCGGGTGTGTCCGATTCCGAAGATCAGGAATCCAACCTTGGTGCAGCACTACAGGCTAATTTCCATTCTTCCTTCTCTTTCAAAGGCACTGGAAAGGTTGGTGGAAGAGCAAATTTGCTCTTCTAGAAACTTCAAATCTAGAAACTTCAAATCTTCTTGA